Proteins encoded together in one Apus apus isolate bApuApu2 chromosome Z, bApuApu2.pri.cur, whole genome shotgun sequence window:
- the HSPB3 gene encoding heat shock protein beta-3, protein MAEGVIRHWVEIPVRYQEQFAVQELEALKLDHSLYALPGPSTAALSNRSTAGAGKNGQEEENTQFQVLLDVVQFRPEDIIIQTFEGWLLIKAQHGPRMDEHGFISRSFTRQYKLPNGVENKDLSALFCHDGILVVEMKNSVEKN, encoded by the coding sequence GACACTGGGTGGAAATTCCTGTACGCTATCAAGAGCAGTTTGCTGTACAAGAGCTGGAAGCACTCAAACTGGATCACTCTTTATATGCTCTGCCAGGCCCTTCTACAGCTGCCCTGAGCAACAGAAGTacagctggggctgggaagaatggccaggaggaggaaaacacaCAGTTTCAGGTCTTGCTGGATGTTGTGCAGTTCCGCCCCGAAGACATCATTATTCAGACTTTTGAAGGCTGGCTCCTGATCAAAGCTCAGCATGGACCCAGGATGGATGAACACGGTTTCATATCCAGAAGCTTTACCAGACAATACAAATTACCTAATGGAGTAGAGAACAAAGACTTGTCTGCACTTTTTTGCCATGATGGCATTTTGGTTGTTGAAATGAAGAACTCAGTGGAAAAGAACTAG